The Pseudomonadota bacterium DNA segment TTCAGTGATGGTAATGGCACCAGCCGGACACCAGCGTTGGCATTCGCCGCAGCCAATACATTTACGCCGGGTAACCTTGGGGCTGATATTGGAATGCTGCTGCAATTTCCCCTCCCGGCAGGCACAACCCATCCCCAGATTTTTCAACGCCCCCCCGAAGCCGGGCAATTCATGACCCTTGAAATGGCTCATGACCACCATCGCCTCCACATTGGCAATTTCCAGGGCAATTTTAGCGGTTTCAACATGCTTTTTTTCAATCCTGACGGCAGCCGAACTGTTACCACGCAGGCCATCAGCAATAATAACCGGAGCATCCAGCACGGTCAGGTTGAAACCATGCCGGGCCGCGGTCTGCAAATGAGCAACCGCATCGCTGCGGGAGCCCACATACAACGTATTACTGTCGGTAACAAATGGCTTTCCTCCCAATTCTTTAACCATCTCCACCACCGGACGGATAAAAACCGGGCGGATAAATGAGGTGTTTCCCTCCTCACCAAAATGGAGTTTAATCGCCGTCATGGTATTGGTCCGCACACTGTCCGCCAACTCCAGTTTATTCAGCAGCTGCTTGATTTTGGCAAAAAGATTATTCCGCACTGAGGTCCGCAGATCAGCAAAATATACGTTCGAAGCCATTTTTATTTACTCCTTCTCCAGGTTTTTCACTCCTCGCATTGTCATCCCGTCAATGTCAATCAAGGAGTTTTTCTATTGTGCCTGATACAGACGGGTAAATCAACCCAAATCTACCGCTCGATAAAGAACTAATGCGGGCTTCGCCCGCAACCCAAATTAAGGTGTCAGGCTGTTCCGGCATGGCTCGCGCTCATTCTCGCCGGCCGTCCATGGCCGGCTTGTGAGGACACCGCTAAAGCAATGTCCCCGATTGTCCGCCGCGAATCACATCGTGTGATTCGTTCGGCGGCCAATACCGCTATGAGCCAAGCCCGAACATCCTGAATGTGTTCCCGAGCCTTGCATAAGTTTCTTCATCGGAACCTTTGCCTAACGGCAAAGAACCCGTGAAGCACTTAACAATTTCTTGTTTTTTTTTGACAGACTTTCAGGGGTAAGGTACTAAAGCCTTGACTTTTAACGGCAGAAAAAGTAGGGGATGAATATCATGTAAACCCTTACTCTGCCATGGAAAGGAGAAAAGGAAGAAAATATGAAAGCCTATAAATCCGAAGACATCCGAAATGTTGCCATCATCGCCCATGGTGGAGCCGGGAAGACCACCCTGGCTGAAGCTATGCTCTTTACGGCCAAAGCCACTGATCGCCTGGGAAGCGTCGACCAGGGAACCTCTATTCTTGATTACGAACCTGAGGAAATTAAACGGAATATTACTATTTCTTCGTCCATTCATCATCTTGACTGGCAGGGAAATCATGTCAATATTATTGACACTCCCGGATATGCCAATTTCATCATGGATACCCGCTCCTGTATGCGAATTGCCGGCGGCGCGGTTCTCATTGTCAGTGCTATCTCCGGGGTAAAGGTCCAGACTGAAGCGGTCTGGAAATTTACCGAAGAATTCGAACTGCCCAAGCTTGCGTTCATCAGTAAACTGGATCGGGAGCGGGCTAATTTTTTCCGGGCCATCGATGAAATGGAAAAAACCTTTAAATGCAACACCGCCGTCCTGCAACTGCCCATTGGCCTGGAAGACTCATTTTCAGGAATTGTGGACCTGGTCAAACTGAAAGCCTACAGCTATACCAAGGACCAGAGTGGCAATTTCAAAGTCATCGATATCCCTGCTGATATGCAGGATGAGGTCATGAGTGAACGAGAAAAAATGATCGAACGGGTGGTTGAAGCCGATGACGAGCTGATTGAAAAATACCTGGGGGGTGAAGAAATAACTGAGCAGGAAATTTATGACACCCTCCATGAAGGAACCATAACCGGCAAATTCATTCCGGTTGTCTGCGGTTCAGCTTTAAAAAATATTGGTATTGCCCAGTTGCTGGATTATCTTCCTATCTGCATACCCTCCCCGGTTGAAAGAGGAGAAGTTCAAGGATTTGATCCGAAAACCGATGAAGAAATAATTCGCCAGGTAGGAGCTGACCAGCCATTTTCCGGACTGGTTTTCAAAAGCATCACTGATCCGTTCACCGGCCAGCTTTCACTTTTCCGGGTTTATTCCGGCACCCTGCATTCAGATTCAGCCTGTCTCAATGTCAACAAAGACAAGAAGGAACGTATCGGCCAGCTGCTGAGAATAGAGGGAAGTAAGCAAAAACCCATCGAAGAATGCATTCCCGGCGACATTGTCGCGGTTGCCAAGCTGAAAGAAACCACCACCTGGGACACCCTCTGTGATGAAAAAACCCCTATCCGCTATACCGGCCTGGAAATTCCGGAACCGGTCATTTCCTTCTCCCTGAAACCTAAATCCAAGGGGGATGAGGAAAAACTGACAGCCGCCCTCCATAAGCTCAAGGATGAAGATACTACTATCCGGATTACCCGTAACCCCCAGACCAAGGAGCTGGTCATCTCCGGCATGGGACAGGTTCATGTGGAAGTCACGGTTGACAAACTCAAACGCAAATATGGCGTCGAAGTACTGATGCAGGAGCCTAAAGTACCCTACAAAGAAACCATCCGGGGAACGGTAAGCGTCCAGGGCAAACACAAGAAGCAATCTGGTGGCCATGGCCAGTATGCTGACACCTGGCTGGAAATTGCCCCCCTGCCCAGAGGTGGCGGCTTTGAGTTTGTTGACAACATTGTCGGTGGCGTTGTCCCCCGCCAGTATATCCCGGCAGTCGAGAAGGGCGTGGTTGAAGCCATGGCTGGTGGCGTTATTGCCGGCTATCCGGTAGTCGATGTTAAAATCACCCTTTATGACGGTTCCTACCACTCCGTTGACTCCTCGGAAATGGCCTTTAAAATTGCCGGTTCCATGGGTTTTAAAAAAGGAGTGAAAGATGCCAGACCCGTAATGCTTGAACCCATTATGGAGATGGAAGTTACGGTTCCCAATGATTACATGGGTGACATCATTGGCGACCTGAACAGCCGCCGGGGAAAAGTAAAAGGCGTCGAACCAATGGCTAACAGCCAGATCATCAAGGCCAGTGTTCCTATGACTGAAATATTGAAATATGCGCCTAATTTGCGCTCTTTGACCGGTGGTCGGGGCATGTTTACGATGAAATTTTCCCACTATGATGAAGTCCCTTCTCATCTGGCGGAAAAGATTATCAAGGAAGCGGAAGTAGAACAGGAAAACAGCTAACAGCGTACGGTAAATGAATGGTGTACGGTTTAAGATATACGGTACAAGGAACCTTATACCTTAAACCGTACACCTTAAACCTTATACCTTATACCTTTTTTTACACATGGCCAAAAAACCAAAGGTCAATCTGCTGGAATCATTGCTTAGATATGAAATAATTCTGGCACTGTTCACCCTGATCGGAGTTTATTATTTTTTGACCTTTTCACCGGTTCGCATGCCCCGGGAAACCATCACTTCACCTACCATTGAACTTCCATCACCACCCCCGGTCACAGCCAAAAAACCTGATACCGCGGTCAGCCGGACTACTGAAATAAAGCCGGCACCTCCGGTTTCCGTCGATAATCAAAAAAACCACAAAATCTCTGAGGCCAAACTGCCTGAGCCAACTCCCCGTCTCTCCGAAGTAAAAGTAATGGAGAAAAAAACACCCACACCGCCGGCAAAACCGCCGATAAAGAAAAAAGCTGCAGTGGTCACGCCGATAGAACCGAAACCGACAACAATTGAAACCAGCAACAAGGCGGCAGCCGGACAAAAACCAGCCAAACCCCAAAAAAAATCCTATGTCATCCAGGCCGGTATTTTTATTTTCCCTGAGACCCTGAAACATTACCAGCATATGCTGCAAGATCATGGTTACGCTTCTTTTGTCACCACCAGGAAGAGATTGCTCCCCATGCACCGGGTTTTCCTGGGGCCATATCCAAACCTTGCCAGAGCCAGAAAAACCATCAGGACCATTAACAAATGGGATGATGATCCCTTCCCCTGCCGTCGCGGCAAACAGTTTTATGTCAATGTCGGCTCCTTTTATTACCAGACGACCGCCAGGGAAAAGATCAGTCAATATCGCTCCCGGGGGTTTATTCCGGTAGATTTTCATGAACCGGTCAAGATACCTCATCACATCCTGCTGGTTGATGGCTTTTCTTTTAATCATTACCCTCGTAGTGCCCTGCGTTCGATCAAGCAGCTGGGGATTCCAGATGCCTTTGTTCGCAACTGGCAGCCTTAAAACCATGCGCATACCATGACCCGCCTCAATAATATTCTGGACAAAGTCCAGGAATACAACCCCGGTGCCGATCTCAACAACCTTCGCAAGGCTTATGTCTATAGTGCTTTGGCCCACAAGGGACAGGTGCGCCTCTCGGGGGAGCCCTACCTGATTCACCCCCTGGAAGTGGCGAACATCATTGCTGATCTTAAAATGGACGTGGCCAGCGTCACCGCCGGACTCCTTCATGACACCCTGGAAGATACCCTGACATCGATGGAAGAGCTGTCGGCCCGTTTCGGTGAAGAAGTCACCACCCTGGTGGAAGGGTTAACCAAGATCAGCAAGATCAGTTTTAAAACTTCCGAAGAAAGGCAGGCGGAAAATTTCCGCAAAATGATTCTGGCCATGGTCAAGGACCTCCGGGTTCTGATAATCAAGCTGGCCGACCGGCTTCATAACATGCGGACCCTGCAGTTCCAGCGGCCGGAAAAACAACAGGCCATCGCCCAGGAAACCCTGGATATCTATGCTCCCCTGGCAAACCGGCTGGGAATCTCCTGGATTAAGCAGGAGCTTGAAGACCTCTCACTGCGATACCTTAAACCAGTCATCTATGCCGAGCTGGAGCAGAAAATCGTCCGAAAGAAGGAAGAAAGCCGGGAGTACATCAGTAAAGTTATCAAAATTATGGAGCGAAATCTCCATCATCACAAAATTGAGGGAACCGTCACCGGCCGCTTAAAGCACCTGTACGGCATCTACCAGAAGATGGTACATCAGGACATCACCTTCGAACAGATTTATGATATCCTGGCCTTTAGGATTATTGTCCATTCAGTCAAGGACTGCTATGCGGTCCTGGGTATTATCCACTCCCTCTGGCTGCCGGTTCCCGGTCGCTTTAAAGACTTTATTGCCATTCCGAAAACCAACCTCTACCAGTCCCTGCACACAACGGTTATTGGCCCTGATGCCGAACATTTCGAACTGCAGATCCGTACGGAAGAAATGCACCGTATTGCCGAGATGGGAATTGCCGCCCACTGGCAATACAAGGAAAGCTCTAAACTGAATGACGATGAACGTTCGCAACTTGACTGGTTGCACCAGGTAGTTGAATGGCAGGGTGAGGTCAGCAATGCCGGGGAATTCCTCGAATCGGTCAAGATTGATCTTTTTGCCGATTCGGTCTACGTCTTCACTCCCCAGGGAGCGGTTAAAGAATTGCCCAAAGGCTCAACGCCCGTCGATTTCGCCTACAGTATTCACTCTAATATCGGTGACCACTGCACCGGTGCCAAGGTTTCCGGCAAGATGGTAGCACTGAAATACGAGCTGAAAACCGGAGAAGTGGTGGAAATTATCACCTCTAACAAGCAGCATCCCAATAAAGACTGGCTTCACTTTGTCAAAACCAGCAAAGCGCGCAGTAAAATTCGCCATTGGATAAAGAAGGAGGAGGAACGGCGGAGCATTGAACTGGGAAAGGAATTATGCGAACGGGAATTTTCCCGTCATAAACTATCATTCAACAAGAATTTCAAAGAGGGAAAGTTTGATGAAGTAGCCATCCAGTTTTCCCTGAACAAAGCTGAAAATCTGGTGGCAGCCATCGGCAGGGGGAAAATATCGGCGTTGCAGGTTGTTTACAAGCTTTACCCTGAGCTCAGAAAAAGCGGCCGGCAGGAGAAGAAGGACAAGGAAGAAAATCAGCAGAAGAAAAAGCGGCAGAGCCACGAGGGGATTAGCATAAAAGACATTGATGACGTCATGGTTCACTTTGCCAAATGCTGCAATCCCCTTCCGGGAGATCCGGTCATCGGTTTCATCACCAGGGGCCGGGGAGTTACCATCCACCGTCGGGACTGTAAACATGTGCTGAAAAGTGATCCAGAACGTCAGATTGAGGTAAGCTGGAGCCTGGGGGAGCAGGCAACTCACCAGATCAAGATCAGGGTACTTTGCGAGGATCGCCGGGGCATACTGGCAGAGATGACTACGGTAATCAGTTCCGAAGAAGCAAATATCTCCGATGTCAAAGTGAGCACCAACATCGACCGCAACGCGGTCTGCATATTTAAAATCGGGGTCA contains these protein-coding regions:
- a CDS encoding DUF362 domain-containing protein, whose amino-acid sequence is MASNVYFADLRTSVRNNLFAKIKQLLNKLELADSVRTNTMTAIKLHFGEEGNTSFIRPVFIRPVVEMVKELGGKPFVTDSNTLYVGSRSDAVAHLQTAARHGFNLTVLDAPVIIADGLRGNSSAAVRIEKKHVETAKIALEIANVEAMVVMSHFKGHELPGFGGALKNLGMGCACREGKLQQHSNISPKVTRRKCIGCGECQRWCPAGAITITEEKKAVIDPESCIGCGDCIVVCPQQAVAIRWNESIPVFQEKMVEYAYAACAGKRENVLFLNFVVQVSPACDCYPHNDQPVVPDIGILASRDPVALDQACVDLVNEAPGVAGSALGDDIDPGLDKFQQLYPKVDWRIQLQHAEDIGLGVRQYNLVSTL
- the fusA gene encoding elongation factor G; the protein is MKAYKSEDIRNVAIIAHGGAGKTTLAEAMLFTAKATDRLGSVDQGTSILDYEPEEIKRNITISSSIHHLDWQGNHVNIIDTPGYANFIMDTRSCMRIAGGAVLIVSAISGVKVQTEAVWKFTEEFELPKLAFISKLDRERANFFRAIDEMEKTFKCNTAVLQLPIGLEDSFSGIVDLVKLKAYSYTKDQSGNFKVIDIPADMQDEVMSEREKMIERVVEADDELIEKYLGGEEITEQEIYDTLHEGTITGKFIPVVCGSALKNIGIAQLLDYLPICIPSPVERGEVQGFDPKTDEEIIRQVGADQPFSGLVFKSITDPFTGQLSLFRVYSGTLHSDSACLNVNKDKKERIGQLLRIEGSKQKPIEECIPGDIVAVAKLKETTTWDTLCDEKTPIRYTGLEIPEPVISFSLKPKSKGDEEKLTAALHKLKDEDTTIRITRNPQTKELVISGMGQVHVEVTVDKLKRKYGVEVLMQEPKVPYKETIRGTVSVQGKHKKQSGGHGQYADTWLEIAPLPRGGGFEFVDNIVGGVVPRQYIPAVEKGVVEAMAGGVIAGYPVVDVKITLYDGSYHSVDSSEMAFKIAGSMGFKKGVKDARPVMLEPIMEMEVTVPNDYMGDIIGDLNSRRGKVKGVEPMANSQIIKASVPMTEILKYAPNLRSLTGGRGMFTMKFSHYDEVPSHLAEKIIKEAEVEQENS
- a CDS encoding SPOR domain-containing protein yields the protein MAKKPKVNLLESLLRYEIILALFTLIGVYYFLTFSPVRMPRETITSPTIELPSPPPVTAKKPDTAVSRTTEIKPAPPVSVDNQKNHKISEAKLPEPTPRLSEVKVMEKKTPTPPAKPPIKKKAAVVTPIEPKPTTIETSNKAAAGQKPAKPQKKSYVIQAGIFIFPETLKHYQHMLQDHGYASFVTTRKRLLPMHRVFLGPYPNLARARKTIRTINKWDDDPFPCRRGKQFYVNVGSFYYQTTAREKISQYRSRGFIPVDFHEPVKIPHHILLVDGFSFNHYPRSALRSIKQLGIPDAFVRNWQP
- a CDS encoding bifunctional (p)ppGpp synthetase/guanosine-3',5'-bis(diphosphate) 3'-pyrophosphohydrolase, yielding MTRLNNILDKVQEYNPGADLNNLRKAYVYSALAHKGQVRLSGEPYLIHPLEVANIIADLKMDVASVTAGLLHDTLEDTLTSMEELSARFGEEVTTLVEGLTKISKISFKTSEERQAENFRKMILAMVKDLRVLIIKLADRLHNMRTLQFQRPEKQQAIAQETLDIYAPLANRLGISWIKQELEDLSLRYLKPVIYAELEQKIVRKKEESREYISKVIKIMERNLHHHKIEGTVTGRLKHLYGIYQKMVHQDITFEQIYDILAFRIIVHSVKDCYAVLGIIHSLWLPVPGRFKDFIAIPKTNLYQSLHTTVIGPDAEHFELQIRTEEMHRIAEMGIAAHWQYKESSKLNDDERSQLDWLHQVVEWQGEVSNAGEFLESVKIDLFADSVYVFTPQGAVKELPKGSTPVDFAYSIHSNIGDHCTGAKVSGKMVALKYELKTGEVVEIITSNKQHPNKDWLHFVKTSKARSKIRHWIKKEEERRSIELGKELCEREFSRHKLSFNKNFKEGKFDEVAIQFSLNKAENLVAAIGRGKISALQVVYKLYPELRKSGRQEKKDKEENQQKKKRQSHEGISIKDIDDVMVHFAKCCNPLPGDPVIGFITRGRGVTIHRRDCKHVLKSDPERQIEVSWSLGEQATHQIKIRVLCEDRRGILAEMTTVISSEEANISDVKVSTNIDRNAVCIFKIGVTDLKHLQQVINRLEQVKGVIEVHRMR